The Streptomyces cyanogenus DNA segment GGGGCCGTCGTTCTTCGCGGGCACGGTAGAAGAGCCTAACGAGTGACGGGAGCGGTCCCGGCGCAGGACGGCGGGGAGTAGCTCCAGCCCGTACGGGGGTGGTACGACCAGCCGTCCGCCCGCCGGTACGCCTGCCCGCCCCACTGCCCGTCCCGCGACCGGCCCGGCCCCCACACGTCCCGCCACTTCGCCGCGGCGAGCACGGCCCCCCGGGCCAGCCCGGCGCCCGCCGGGGTGGCGAGCCTGTGCGCGAGCGGGCGGTGCTCGCGCAGCGCCCACAGCACGACGATCCAGGCGCGCGAGCCCCGGTAGACCTGCCCGGAGTCACCGACGACGGTGACCTCCTCCAGGCTCGCCGAGTGGTCCAGCCCGGGGAAGCGGGCGCGGGCCGCGGCCGAGCCGGCCGGCAGCAGCTCCAGCGGCACCAGCTGCGGCTGCCGGGC contains these protein-coding regions:
- a CDS encoding thiol-disulfide oxidoreductase DCC family protein — encoded protein: MTAVTTTDGRGAADAPVRSLTVLYDAECALCTHLRGWLARQPQLVPLELLPAGSAAARARFPGLDHSASLEEVTVVGDSGQVYRGSRAWIVVLWALREHRPLAHRLATPAGAGLARGAVLAAAKWRDVWGPGRSRDGQWGGQAYRRADGWSYHPRTGWSYSPPSCAGTAPVTR